The following coding sequences lie in one Psychrobacter arenosus genomic window:
- a CDS encoding DciA family protein: MSKTPNHLATLIDHQSAAKSALPSELADTLKRLMAATAEVKNILVDCLPEEILTTCQVVALTEEALTLSVLSQTAANHMRYLQSEYVRLLSENSTSFAKIRKISIIVTASPTHHSLQKNNRGKSSKSSVDSLQPYRNKGFSETTRQTIAHAASHVIKDERLKKALLKLANKD; the protein is encoded by the coding sequence ATGTCTAAAACCCCCAATCACCTAGCTACTCTTATTGATCATCAATCTGCAGCTAAAAGTGCGTTACCAAGTGAGCTTGCTGATACTCTTAAACGGCTTATGGCGGCTACAGCAGAGGTTAAAAATATCTTAGTAGACTGTCTACCCGAAGAAATCTTAACCACCTGTCAAGTTGTTGCATTAACAGAAGAAGCGCTTACTTTAAGTGTCCTATCGCAGACTGCCGCTAACCACATGCGTTATTTACAATCTGAATACGTGCGCTTACTAAGTGAGAACTCAACGTCTTTCGCTAAAATTCGTAAGATTAGCATCATAGTTACTGCCTCTCCTACTCATCACTCTCTACAGAAAAATAACCGGGGAAAATCTAGTAAGTCTTCTGTAGATTCCCTGCAACCCTATAGAAACAAAGGCTTCAGCGAAACGACAAGGCAGACTATAGCACACGCTGCAAGCCATGTCATTAAAGATGAACGGCTGAAAAAGGCGCTGCTGAAACTTGCAAATAAGGACTAA
- a CDS encoding CHAP domain-containing protein has product MKQVLLILGALGLGMAQTTVAAESYVLGQSTNFGSSNNTYSYSSTYGSSQGSRISSDDEISQAIQNLSSQAQQKEDRLASLAQKLTTQQQYTQQYSAPAKLNSSSAPAIAAARASRAAHARSTGRCAQYVRKALQSAGYEFTPNPSAYQYATRGTLAQAGFVKVSNGMAPQVGDVVVYDRSSKHRHGHIQIFDGSSWVSDFRQDDISPYSGSYAYTTWRDSRYLDDASNRGIYLAMAED; this is encoded by the coding sequence ATGAAGCAAGTATTACTAATTTTAGGCGCGTTAGGACTTGGTATGGCACAGACGACTGTAGCCGCTGAATCTTATGTCCTAGGCCAATCTACTAATTTTGGTTCTTCTAACAATACTTACTCTTATAGCAGCACTTACGGCAGTAGCCAAGGCTCACGTATTTCGAGCGATGATGAAATCTCTCAAGCTATTCAAAATCTAAGCAGCCAAGCCCAGCAAAAAGAAGACCGCTTAGCCAGCTTGGCACAAAAGCTGACTACCCAGCAACAATATACTCAACAATACAGTGCTCCTGCTAAATTAAACAGCTCTTCTGCTCCTGCCATTGCTGCTGCTCGCGCCTCACGCGCAGCCCATGCTCGCAGTACTGGCCGCTGTGCTCAGTACGTCAGAAAAGCCCTGCAATCTGCAGGTTATGAGTTCACACCAAACCCATCAGCTTACCAATATGCTACCCGCGGAACCTTAGCGCAAGCGGGCTTTGTCAAAGTCAGTAACGGCATGGCACCACAAGTCGGTGACGTAGTGGTTTATGACCGTTCTAGCAAGCACCGTCATGGTCATATCCAAATTTTTGATGGTTCAAGCTGGGTTTCAGATTTCCGTCAAGATGATATCAGCCCCTACAGCGGCTCTTATGCTTATACCACTTGGCGCGATTCGCGTTATTTAGACGATGCGTCTAACCGCGGTATTTATCTAGCTATGGCAGAAGATTAA
- a CDS encoding M23 family metallopeptidase yields the protein MQIGLKSSLLGILAVSALPLVNAIAQTTLSETSRIPALPQINAAQPGQSALSFTEANTDEISAAIQALSRQAQVKEDALAALASQLEEKHDRLEREQEVMALRSRGVLAARPVDAYRVSSNFGHRQIFGKNQFHKGIDLAAPAGSPVFATGSGVVTRAGWVSGYGQFVEIDHGAGLASRYGHNSRLHVRVGERVSERQRIADVGCTGRCTGPHVHYEVLKNGQHVDPNIHLAMAPTR from the coding sequence ATGCAAATAGGGTTAAAAAGTTCATTGTTAGGTATTCTAGCCGTATCGGCGTTGCCTTTGGTCAATGCTATTGCACAGACGACCTTATCTGAAACTAGCCGTATTCCTGCTTTACCACAAATTAATGCTGCCCAACCGGGTCAGAGTGCCCTCAGCTTTACCGAAGCCAATACCGATGAAATCAGTGCCGCTATTCAGGCCTTGAGCCGTCAAGCACAAGTCAAAGAGGATGCTTTAGCGGCCTTGGCCTCTCAGCTTGAAGAAAAACACGATCGCCTTGAGCGCGAACAAGAAGTCATGGCTTTACGCAGTCGCGGTGTGCTAGCCGCTCGCCCAGTTGATGCCTACCGAGTCAGCTCAAACTTTGGTCATCGCCAAATATTTGGCAAAAACCAATTTCATAAAGGTATTGATTTAGCCGCGCCAGCAGGTTCGCCTGTGTTTGCGACGGGTAGTGGGGTAGTGACTCGCGCCGGTTGGGTCAGCGGCTATGGTCAGTTCGTAGAGATTGATCATGGGGCAGGACTGGCCTCGCGCTACGGTCATAATTCAAGATTACACGTGCGGGTCGGTGAGCGCGTCTCTGAGCGCCAACGTATTGCCGATGTCGGTTGTACAGGTCGGTGTACAGGACCCCATGTGCACTATGAGGTGCTAAAAAATGGCCAGCATGTGGATCCTAATATCCATCTGGCTATGGCGCCTACAAGATAA
- a CDS encoding DOMON domain-containing protein, which yields MKNKADTQHIAYQTRHFSLALATTALTATDRAQLEQRSGLTIAQLTALEIEVLASFPADAVETVPTSTATLASQAAATNIVANSNAKTDADMVASVSVNSSRAAIDAEDRRHAQQFNAHRRAKASVDAAPRLYLSYFIQQNLLANTIDRAELTQALGWQAWQEQQVAFRDYLWEQTCLECFIGGASSDYVEINANPAGAYALYHFTGYRQPALMPPPPLSNHSHLNGDSRSLGDQQRASIDWQTDMLQSLTTEASAYPLAEELSRHFSLELAQLPATLLPLSQLHPCVILVIGDLPLYFAPKHAQPPDFHNRAYWTALS from the coding sequence ATGAAAAATAAAGCCGATACCCAGCATATTGCTTATCAAACGCGTCACTTTAGCTTAGCGTTGGCTACTACCGCGCTGACGGCTACGGATAGGGCTCAGCTTGAGCAGCGCTCAGGATTGACTATAGCGCAATTGACAGCTTTAGAGATTGAGGTCTTAGCCAGTTTTCCTGCTGATGCTGTTGAGACCGTACCTACCTCTACAGCGACCTTAGCTTCACAAGCGGCTGCTACCAATATTGTTGCTAATAGCAATGCTAAAACTGACGCTGATATGGTCGCATCTGTCAGTGTTAATAGCAGCAGAGCCGCTATTGATGCTGAAGACCGACGCCATGCCCAACAGTTTAACGCTCACCGCCGGGCTAAAGCCTCAGTAGATGCAGCGCCACGACTGTATTTAAGTTATTTTATTCAGCAGAACCTACTAGCAAACACTATAGATAGAGCAGAATTAACCCAAGCTTTAGGCTGGCAGGCATGGCAAGAGCAGCAAGTGGCATTTCGTGATTACTTGTGGGAGCAGACCTGTCTCGAGTGCTTTATAGGCGGGGCGTCCTCTGACTATGTCGAGATAAATGCCAATCCTGCTGGGGCTTATGCCCTTTACCATTTTACTGGCTATCGACAGCCTGCTCTCATGCCGCCCCCGCCCTTATCCAATCACAGTCACTTGAATGGCGACTCAAGGTCGCTTGGCGACCAGCAACGCGCTAGTATTGATTGGCAAACCGATATGCTACAGAGTTTAACTACAGAGGCGTCAGCGTATCCTCTAGCGGAGGAGCTAAGCCGACACTTTAGTCTTGAATTGGCGCAATTGCCTGCGACGCTATTGCCGCTTAGCCAATTGCATCCTTGTGTTATTTTAGTGATAGGCGACCTGCCCTTATACTTTGCGCCAAAGCATGCGCAGCCGCCGGACTTTCACAATCGAGCCTATTGGACTGCTCTATCATAG
- a CDS encoding YhbY family RNA-binding protein, with product MQLDNATLKRLKGIGHELKPVVMIGNNGVTPAIIEEVERALNDHELIKVKLPAGTKEEREAAGEQLATETRSEVIHTIGRMALLLRNNPNANPKLSNLIRYAD from the coding sequence ATGCAACTTGATAACGCTACTCTAAAACGCCTTAAAGGCATTGGTCATGAATTAAAGCCTGTCGTTATGATTGGCAACAACGGGGTTACGCCGGCTATTATCGAAGAAGTCGAACGTGCCTTAAACGATCACGAACTCATCAAAGTGAAACTGCCTGCGGGCACTAAAGAAGAGCGCGAAGCAGCGGGTGAGCAACTAGCAACAGAGACTAGATCTGAAGTTATCCATACTATTGGCCGTATGGCTTTATTGCTAAGAAACAACCCGAATGCCAATCCAAAGCTTTCTAACCTAATCCGTTACGCAGACTAG
- a CDS encoding RlmE family RNA methyltransferase, whose product MATRITNKKLSKSSSNWMREHIDDHYVQLAQKEGYRARAAYKLLEINDKIKLIRPGMTVVDLGSAPGSWSQVAGRLVGEKGTLIASDILPMDKLENVTFIQGDFREQAIFDEIMAQVGDSVVDVVLSDMAPNTSGAAAIDQPRMMYLCELAVEFALSVLPEGGTLVMKIFQGEGTQELRAQMQQQFSKVRSIKPAASRPRSKEMFWIAIK is encoded by the coding sequence GTGGCCACCCGCATAACCAATAAAAAGCTCTCAAAAAGTAGCAGTAATTGGATGAGAGAACATATCGATGATCACTATGTGCAATTGGCGCAAAAAGAGGGCTATCGCGCTCGCGCTGCTTATAAATTGTTAGAAATTAACGATAAGATTAAGCTGATTCGTCCGGGTATGACCGTAGTAGATTTGGGCAGTGCACCCGGCAGTTGGTCTCAGGTAGCGGGTCGCCTGGTCGGAGAAAAGGGGACGTTGATTGCCTCTGATATCCTACCTATGGACAAGTTGGAGAACGTTACCTTCATTCAAGGGGACTTCCGCGAGCAGGCTATCTTCGATGAGATTATGGCTCAGGTTGGTGATAGTGTCGTCGATGTGGTGCTCTCTGATATGGCGCCAAATACTTCTGGCGCAGCCGCTATTGATCAGCCGCGCATGATGTATTTGTGTGAATTGGCCGTTGAGTTTGCTCTCTCAGTGTTACCTGAAGGCGGCACTTTAGTGATGAAAATATTTCAGGGTGAAGGTACGCAAGAGTTGCGCGCCCAAATGCAGCAGCAGTTTTCCAAAGTTCGCAGTATTAAGCCGGCAGCTTCAAGACCGCGCTCTAAAGAGATGTTTTGGATAGCGATTAAATAG
- the ftsH gene encoding ATP-dependent zinc metalloprotease FtsH has protein sequence MSDMVKNTLLWLVVIGVLVLVFSGFDQTTEPDNLNYSEFVTAVSEDQIAKVEIDGEQIKGEKKNGSPFETIRPAVTDNELMPMLREHKVNVQGAAPERQSILMQLLIASFPVLLIIGLFLFFMRNMQGGGGGRGAGPMSFGKSKAKMLTEDQIKVNFGDVAGCEEAKEEVVEVVEFLRDPDKFTQLGATIPRGILMVGPPGTGKTLLAKAIAGEAKVPFFSISGSDFVEMFVGVGASRVRDMFETAKKNAPCIIFIDEIDAVGRHRGAGMGGGNDEREQTLNQLLVEMDGFEGNDGVIVIAATNRADVLDKALLRPGRFDRQVQVGLPDIKGREHILKVHLRKLPNTVSIDAHSLARGTPGFSGAQLANLVNEAALFAARRNKKSVDMNDFEDAKDKLYMGPERKSMVLREEERRATAYHEAGHALVAELLPGTDPVHKVTIMPRGFALGVTWQLPEHDQTSMYKSKMLNDIAILFGGRIAEEVFIEQQSTGASNDFERATKMARAMVTKYGMSDALGIMVYEDDDSSQGYFGSSNRTISEATQQKVDEEVRRMLEEQYDIARELIEGNKDKMHAMVDALMKWETIDRDQLQDILAGEEPRPPKVYQPIDVTPSKTDLTKPSVTPPPLPAM, from the coding sequence GTGAGCGACATGGTAAAAAATACCTTATTGTGGCTGGTAGTCATCGGCGTATTAGTGCTGGTGTTTAGCGGCTTCGATCAAACCACAGAACCAGATAATCTTAATTATTCTGAGTTCGTGACTGCCGTATCTGAAGACCAGATTGCGAAGGTTGAGATTGATGGAGAGCAAATTAAAGGCGAGAAGAAAAACGGCTCACCTTTTGAAACCATTCGTCCAGCGGTAACTGACAATGAATTGATGCCAATGCTGCGTGAGCATAAGGTCAATGTACAGGGTGCAGCTCCTGAGCGTCAGAGTATCTTGATGCAGCTGCTTATCGCCAGTTTCCCAGTCTTACTGATCATCGGTCTGTTTTTGTTCTTTATGCGCAATATGCAGGGCGGTGGTGGTGGCCGTGGTGCCGGACCAATGAGCTTTGGGAAATCGAAAGCTAAAATGCTGACTGAAGATCAAATCAAAGTAAACTTTGGTGATGTCGCAGGCTGTGAAGAAGCTAAAGAAGAAGTTGTTGAAGTGGTCGAGTTCCTACGCGACCCTGACAAATTTACGCAGCTTGGTGCCACTATTCCCCGTGGTATCTTGATGGTCGGTCCTCCAGGGACAGGTAAAACTTTATTGGCTAAAGCTATTGCTGGTGAAGCTAAAGTACCTTTCTTCTCAATCTCTGGTTCAGATTTCGTAGAGATGTTCGTTGGGGTAGGTGCGTCACGTGTTCGTGATATGTTTGAAACGGCCAAAAAGAACGCACCTTGTATCATCTTTATCGATGAGATTGATGCCGTAGGTCGCCATCGTGGCGCAGGTATGGGTGGCGGTAATGATGAACGCGAACAAACCCTTAACCAACTATTGGTAGAAATGGATGGGTTTGAAGGTAATGACGGCGTCATCGTTATTGCTGCGACCAACCGTGCTGACGTATTGGATAAAGCTTTATTACGTCCCGGTCGTTTTGACCGTCAAGTACAAGTCGGCTTACCCGATATCAAAGGCCGCGAGCATATTCTGAAAGTGCATTTGAGAAAGCTACCTAACACAGTCAGTATCGATGCGCATTCTTTAGCCCGTGGTACCCCTGGTTTCAGTGGGGCTCAATTGGCGAACTTAGTCAACGAAGCGGCACTATTTGCGGCACGTCGCAATAAGAAAAGCGTCGATATGAACGACTTTGAAGATGCTAAAGATAAGTTGTATATGGGTCCTGAGCGTAAGTCGATGGTACTGCGTGAAGAAGAGCGCCGTGCTACCGCTTATCATGAAGCAGGGCATGCTTTAGTCGCCGAATTACTGCCTGGTACAGATCCGGTGCATAAAGTAACGATTATGCCGCGTGGTTTTGCCCTTGGGGTCACTTGGCAGTTGCCAGAGCACGATCAGACCAGTATGTATAAGTCTAAAATGCTGAATGATATTGCTATCTTATTTGGCGGTCGTATCGCTGAAGAAGTCTTTATTGAGCAGCAATCTACTGGGGCGTCAAACGACTTTGAACGTGCTACTAAAATGGCACGAGCTATGGTAACCAAATATGGTATGTCAGATGCCTTGGGTATCATGGTTTATGAAGACGATGACAGCTCGCAGGGCTACTTTGGTAGCAGCAACCGTACTATTTCCGAAGCGACGCAACAGAAAGTTGATGAAGAAGTGCGTCGTATGTTGGAAGAGCAGTATGATATTGCGCGTGAGCTGATTGAAGGCAACAAAGACAAGATGCATGCTATGGTCGATGCTCTTATGAAGTGGGAAACGATTGACCGTGATCAGTTGCAAGATATTTTAGCGGGTGAAGAACCCCGTCCGCCAAAAGTCTATCAGCCTATCGATGTCACGCCTTCTAAGACGGACTTAACCAAACCTTCGGTTACGCCGCCGCCATTGCCAGCGATGTAA
- the folP gene encoding dihydropteroate synthase → MSLFAPLPNFTLHHNDKCLELSRPHIMGILNVTPDSFSDGGCYGTVAAAVARCEQMIAEGATIIDIGGESTRPNATPVGTEEEMRRVVPVVKAIRDKVGDDIWLSIDTSSPAVIQAAATAGADIWNDVRALKREGAAAMAAKLNLPVMLMHMRGEPDSMDGLDCYNNVVADVKAELQERIAVALAAGVSAEHLIIDPGFGFAKNYQQHAELLTHLDQFKTLGLPLMFGISRKRFLAQVLDNSAVPALCNQHKEARDPVGAAAALLAIQQGASIIRTHNVAMTAQSIALWTQLSEYNQSNRV, encoded by the coding sequence ATGTCTTTATTTGCTCCCTTACCCAATTTTACTCTCCATCATAACGATAAGTGCTTAGAGCTGTCGCGACCTCATATTATGGGGATATTGAACGTCACACCAGACTCTTTTTCAGATGGTGGATGCTATGGAACTGTAGCAGCTGCTGTGGCCCGCTGCGAGCAAATGATAGCGGAGGGGGCGACCATTATTGATATCGGTGGGGAGTCTACTCGGCCCAATGCTACTCCGGTGGGTACTGAAGAAGAGATGCGCCGTGTGGTGCCCGTAGTAAAGGCTATTCGTGATAAGGTAGGCGATGATATTTGGCTCTCCATAGATACTAGCTCACCTGCCGTGATTCAAGCGGCGGCTACAGCAGGAGCGGATATCTGGAATGATGTGCGGGCGCTCAAACGAGAAGGGGCGGCCGCTATGGCAGCTAAGCTGAACCTCCCGGTAATGCTAATGCATATGCGTGGGGAGCCTGACTCAATGGACGGTCTAGACTGCTATAATAATGTGGTGGCGGACGTAAAGGCGGAGTTGCAAGAGCGTATTGCCGTGGCATTGGCCGCCGGAGTCTCTGCAGAGCATCTAATTATCGACCCTGGGTTTGGGTTTGCCAAAAATTATCAGCAGCATGCGGAATTATTAACCCATTTAGACCAGTTTAAAACTTTAGGGCTACCGCTCATGTTTGGTATCTCTCGTAAGCGTTTTTTAGCGCAGGTATTAGATAACAGCGCTGTCCCTGCCCTATGCAATCAGCACAAAGAAGCCCGTGATCCCGTAGGCGCTGCTGCCGCTTTATTGGCAATACAGCAAGGGGCGAGTATTATTCGTACTCATAACGTCGCTATGACTGCCCAAAGCATAGCCCTTTGGACACAGCTAAGCGAGTATAATCAAAGTAACAGAGTATAA
- a CDS encoding FAD assembly factor SdhE, with amino-acid sequence MSHPEPTNEQRRIMYQARRGLKELDFYIDPYVKLLYLTASEEEQLTFARMLTYEDPDLLNFFINQDSPDDEAVMALVNKIKAWRHAL; translated from the coding sequence ATGAGCCATCCTGAACCAACCAATGAGCAACGCCGTATTATGTATCAAGCCCGCCGCGGCTTAAAAGAGTTGGATTTCTATATCGACCCTTATGTTAAGTTGCTGTACCTGACCGCCAGTGAAGAGGAACAATTAACCTTCGCTAGAATGCTGACTTATGAAGATCCCGATCTGCTTAACTTTTTTATTAATCAAGACAGTCCAGACGATGAAGCGGTAATGGCGTTGGTCAATAAAATAAAAGCTTGGCGCCATGCTTTATAG